The Hymenobacter sp. GOD-10R genome includes a window with the following:
- a CDS encoding TlpA disulfide reductase family protein: MSPSSAIRQIVAGASLALVVASCQSNSSEQKVASAPAAAADANANYLQDGTWRGVLSAQGQEIPFLFDVETGNNNQPVAVYLRNGAEKLKLDEIAAAGDSTTIKLGAFDAALVVRKDGEDKLKGAWVKYDAKTPYRVPFTATHGEKELFPVQAKPSSDSKETMKESTFQVEFKDEEGKTYPAVGIFKESPETGNMTGTFLTTTGDYRYLAGRSVGNLLRLSTFDGSHGFLFTATKGPNGTMKGDFYSGKSGHETWTAKLNPNAKLPDANSLTFMKPGEKKLAFKFPSIHEGGSVSLSDPKYKGKVVVVQLLGSWCPNCMDETNFLAPWYEKNKSRGVEIIGLGYERSPEYAKAAERLRKMKDRFGVNYDLAVAGVADKDAAGKTLPQIAKVLAFPTTIIIDKKGDVRKINTGFSGPGTGKYYDELVADFNQTIDQLVKE; encoded by the coding sequence ATGTCCCCTTCCTCCGCCATTCGGCAGATCGTAGCCGGAGCTAGCCTTGCGCTGGTAGTGGCCAGTTGCCAGTCTAATTCCTCCGAGCAAAAAGTAGCTAGTGCCCCCGCCGCTGCAGCCGATGCAAACGCCAACTATCTGCAAGATGGCACTTGGCGCGGTGTGCTCTCGGCTCAAGGCCAGGAAATTCCTTTCTTGTTTGATGTCGAAACCGGCAACAACAACCAACCCGTGGCCGTGTACCTGCGCAACGGCGCCGAGAAGCTGAAGCTCGACGAAATAGCAGCCGCCGGCGATTCTACCACCATCAAGCTAGGTGCCTTCGATGCCGCCTTGGTGGTGCGCAAGGATGGCGAGGACAAGCTAAAAGGCGCCTGGGTGAAGTACGACGCCAAAACGCCCTACCGCGTGCCGTTCACGGCGACGCATGGAGAAAAAGAGCTATTCCCTGTTCAGGCCAAGCCTTCCAGCGACTCCAAGGAGACGATGAAAGAAAGCACGTTCCAAGTGGAATTTAAGGACGAAGAAGGCAAAACGTATCCTGCCGTGGGCATCTTCAAGGAAAGCCCTGAAACTGGAAATATGACGGGCACCTTCCTAACGACCACCGGCGATTACCGCTACTTGGCCGGCCGATCGGTTGGGAACCTGCTGCGCTTATCCACCTTCGACGGTAGCCACGGATTTTTGTTCACCGCGACGAAAGGCCCGAACGGTACCATGAAGGGAGACTTCTACAGTGGCAAAAGCGGCCACGAAACCTGGACGGCCAAGCTTAACCCCAACGCCAAACTTCCCGATGCTAACTCGCTCACCTTCATGAAGCCGGGTGAGAAGAAGCTAGCGTTCAAGTTCCCCAGCATCCACGAAGGTGGCTCGGTTTCCCTCTCCGACCCAAAGTACAAGGGCAAGGTGGTAGTGGTGCAGTTGCTCGGCTCGTGGTGCCCCAACTGTATGGATGAGACGAACTTCCTGGCGCCTTGGTACGAGAAGAATAAGAGCCGCGGCGTGGAGATTATCGGCCTAGGCTACGAGCGCAGCCCTGAGTATGCTAAAGCCGCCGAGCGCCTGCGTAAGATGAAAGACCGCTTTGGCGTTAACTATGACTTAGCCGTAGCTGGTGTGGCCGACAAGGATGCTGCCGGCAAAACGCTACCACAAATTGCGAAGGTTCTAGCCTTCCCCACCACCATTATCATCGACAAAAAAGGCGATGTGCGGAAGATCAATACTGGTTTCTCTGGTCCCGGCACCGGCAAGTATTACGATGAACTGGTAGCCGATTTCAACCAAACGATTGACCAGTTGGTGAAGGAATAG